One Hevea brasiliensis isolate MT/VB/25A 57/8 chromosome 5, ASM3005281v1, whole genome shotgun sequence genomic region harbors:
- the LOC110659609 gene encoding uncharacterized protein LOC110659609, translating into MTQMETASSNMKSFYWQRKSNRVGITKSKKKSPKLASAIGCDITQRRTLISHGAPDLQDDHDKHEELFRQFDMSMAYGPCLGMIRLARWERAQRLGLNPPIEIEGLMKDGKVNSDCLWDGRV; encoded by the exons atGACACAGATGGAAACAGCATCCAGCAACATGAAGAGTTTCTACTGGCAAAGGAAGAGCAATAGAGTTGGCATCACAAAGTCCAAGAAGAAATCGCCCAAACTTGCATCAGCTATCGGCTGTGATATCACCCAGAGAAGAACGCTCATTTCTCATGGCGCCCCGGATCTTCAAG ATGATCATGACAAACATGAGGAACTGTTTAGGCAATTTGACATGAGCATGGCATATGGACCGTGCCTTGGGATGATCCGGCTGGCACGATGGGAGCGTGCTCAACGTTTAGGTCTTAACCCACCCATAGAAATTGAGGGTTTGATGAAGGATGGAAAGGTAAACTCAGATTGCCTGTGGGATGGCCGTGTTTAG
- the LOC110659605 gene encoding probable folate-biopterin transporter 7 encodes MTSADPFFSFLCFCSDKKMTPTHNPTCPFISADKSPSFPTKNFQIPSAYHLLRPSIHQMVSSSSSSSSSYSSPDTNPIMGILGLGFWVQGFRCFPWMAVNFFLKDGLNVDPSTLQLLQNSANLPMVGKPFYGVVSDSVYISGQHRIPYIVFGAFLQAVSWLAIAILPPSTLSIFCISIFLLLSNLGASIAEVANDAIVAEIGKQPTTSSKRSQSSSSGELQSFVWIASSAGGVLGNLLGGIAITRYSPQVMFFFFGLILALQFFITIAVPESSLNLPKSSSNVGIMKQLSQLSVALKKPEVAYSIAWFAASYAVIPALTGTMFFYQTQYLKIDSSLLGISKVFGQAAMLLWSIIYNQHLKTVPARKLIGSIQATMAVFMVSDVLFVKGFYRNMGVPDTLYVIVFSGLLEVMFFFKILPFNVLIAQLCPPGCEGSLMALVASAIALALIVSGYFGVALASYVGVTGDDFSGFPRALLIQAVCTLLPIYWSSCVPDDKKSTARKKNL; translated from the exons ATGACAAGTGCAgatcctttcttttctttcctttgctTTTGTTCCGACAAGAAAATGACACCCACACACAACCCCACGTGTCCCTTTATCTCCGCCGATAAATCCCCCTCTTTCCCCAcgaaaaattttcaaattccaTCTGCATACCATCTCCTTCGTCCGTCCATTCATCAaatggtttcttcttcttcttcttcttcttcttcttattcttctcCTGATACGAATCCGATTATGGGAATACTTGGCCTCGGCTTTTGGGTTCAGGGCTTTAGGTGCTTTCCGTGGATGGCTGTCAACTTTTTCTTGAAAGATGGCCTCAATGTGGACCCTTCTACTCTCCAGCTTCTCCAGAACTCCGCCAATCTTCCCATGGTCGGTAAGCCTTTCTACGGTGTCGTATCTGATTCAGTTTACATCTCTGGCCAGCATCGTATCCCTTACATTGTCTTTGGAG CTTTCTTGCAAGCAGTTTCATGGCTAGCAATTGCAATCCTCCCACCCTCAACCCTGTCAATTTTCTGTATCAGTATATTTCTTCTCCTTAGTAATCTTGGTGCTTCAATAGCTGAGGTTGCGAATGATGCCATTGTTGCAGAGATAGGAAAACAGCCCACTACCTCCTCTAAAAGGTCTCAGTCATCTTCCTCAGGTGAACTCCAATCATTTGTTTGGATTGCTTCCTCTGCTGGTGGTGTCCTTGGAAACCTTCTAGGTGGAATCGCCATTACTAGATACTCTCCACAAgttatgtttttcttttttgGCCTTATTCTTGCTCTCCAATTTTTTATAACCATTGCTGTCCCTGAAAGCTCTCTTAACCTTCCCAAGAGTTCATCAAATGTTGGGATTATGAAGCAGCTTTCACAGCTCTCAGTTGCATTAAAGAAACCTGAGGTTGCTTACTCGATAGCATGGTTTGCTGCATCTTATGCTGTAATTCCAGCACTGACAGGAACCATGTTCTTTTATCAAACACAGTATTTGAAGATTGATTCATCATTACTAGGGATCTCTAAGGTTTTTGGGCAGGCAGCAATGCTTCTATGGAGCATCATCTACAATCAACACTTGAAAACAGTTCCAGCAAGGAAATTAATTGGAAGCATTCAAGCAACAATGGCAGTGTTTATGGTTTCTGATGTTTTGTTCGTGAAAGGATTTTATCGAAATATGGGGGTGCCAGACACATTGTATGTCATTGTTTTCTCAGGCCTTTTAGAGGTCATGTTCTTTTTTAAGATTCTGCCTTTTAATGTTTTAATAGCACAGCTCTGCCCACCAGGGTGTGAGGGATCATTGATGGCACTTGTGGCATCTGCTATAGCACTTGCATTGATAGTGAGTGGATACTTTGGTGTTGCACTTGCCTCTTATGTTGGGGTCACAGGAGatgatttttcagggtttcctcgTGCCCTTCTAATACAGGCAGTGTGCACACTTTTACCAATTTACTGGTCGTcttgtgttccagatgataagaAATCCACAGCTAGGAAAAAGAATCTCTAA